ACGACAGAATTCACCGCCAAGCGGAATACGCTTCTCCGACAAGCTGTCCATGCGGAGCCAAAACTTGTTGAACGCGCCGCGGTGCGTGTCCACTCTTATATTGTCCGTCAACGTCTTGAAGCACACGATACGGCTCTGGCGGCGTATCAGAAAGGTGGTATGGTGACGGCAGAGATCAACGCTATTCTTGCTGCGGAGTTCTGTCAGGAGTTGCTTGCGCCGGTGGTTGCGGCGTATGAAGATGAGAGGGACAGGATATTGGGATAGTTGTCGGAAATCGTCGGTAGTCGGTTCTCCATCAGTTCTATTTTAGACCCCTGGCGTGTGGGTGTATAACCGCGTTAGAGTTTCAGCCACTGACGCACCGCATCCTCAACTGCGGATAACTGTTCAGGCTGAAGATTTCCCAATTTTCTCAAGAACTTCGCTTCCGAGACTGTGACCAGACTTTGTGCATCGAAAGCCCCGGTGTCCAGAAATCTCGTTTTTATAGGGATTTCAAACCTTGAGCCGCGGGTACTCGTTGTATGCGTGACAACGGTGACAAGGGCGCGATCCTGGAGGCGAGCAGGTGTGCTGATGACGAGGCACGGTCTGACTTTGGCTACCATCCCGAGATCAACGAGCCAGACTTCCCCTCGATTTTGTCTCGGCATCCTCTGCCTCCGTTTTGTCGTGTTCACCGAAAAGTGCGTCCGCAATTTCGGTGAGTGCCTCATCTGTCAAGGGTGGAATATCCAGCAGAACGACTTGCTTTATGATTTCAGAGGCGAGGGCATGTTTTTCTATCTCAGGAAGTTGGTTGAATGCTTCCAATATGTTTTGTGGGGTTGCGTGCATCCGGGACCTCCGTGTGGCAAGAAGATAAAGTTATCCAAATTATACGCCATGTTCTGACGAAATTCAAGTTTTTCTTTAGCGGTGTTTAGGATCATCAGATTTTGCTCTTCCGTTTATCCGATTTTGATTATATCCGGTTCGGCTTGAGTTTTGTTATCGCGTAGACTCGGGAGGTTGTACCCGCGGTGTGTGAGTTCGAAAAATAGGGTTTCGTCTGGCGTGTTTTTCAGCGAGTTATACGTTTTCTGACTTCTGTAAGACTCACCATCGAGCGTGATCGCTTCCACCGCAGCACGCGCATCGGCATAGTTGACACCCAAATAGGATTGCGTCGTCGCGACGTTGCGATGTCCGAGTAACTCCTTCACCAGATAGATGTCCCCGCTGTGTTCGTAAACCCGCTGTGCAAACGACTTCCGAAGGCTGTGCGTTGCGATCTTGCCGTTCAAGCCTGCCGCGATAAACGCCTTTTTCAACATCTGGTGAGCAGATTGCCGGTGTAAAGGCACACTCCCCGAATTGTGGCGAGACGGGAACAGCGGACGATCGGATTCAGTGTTTTTATACCGCTCACGATGCCAAGCGATAATCGCATCAATTGCGGCTCTGCCATCGGCGTTCACTGGAACGGCTCTCGATACCTCACCACCTTTGACGATGTTCTTCTCAAAAAGGAGGTCGCTGACCGCAGAGCCATTCTGCCATACATCTCCGATCCGAAGCGATAGCAACTCACTGATACGCCCGCCAGTCGAAACGCCTAACAGGAAAAGCCCGCGGTTGCGGACTTCAAACGTGTTTCCGGTAAAGCAAGCAGAAACAAGTCGTATTTCGTCGTTATCAAGCGGTCTTGTGCCTTTCATTTTTTAATTGTTCCTTGCGGGTCAGTAAAGCCAGTTTGAACTTTGGTATCCTATTCACCTAAAATTCGTGCCTTTTCGTCTTCATAGGCTTCGTAGACGGGGGCGAGCACCTCGGCACAGAAGTCTTCAGCAAGAATGCCTTTCAGGATACCGGCAATCATGCCTCCGGCTTGATACGCGGCTTGGACAGACGCATAGTCGTCAAGCCGTCGGCGTGCGAAGGCTGGCAGGTGGGGTGCGGCTTTTTCGAGAAGTTCTGGGGTCTGACGGACGGCTTGCTGGATCAACACCGCCACTTTCTCATCGCGTTCGGACTTGAGCGTGTTGAGAAGTGCTTGTTGTTCGCGGGCTTTCTCTGCTTGGCGGCGTGCCTCGGCTTCGGGGTCGATATAGTGTGCGCGGATGGCTTCGACGATAAACCCGCCTCGGTTTTTAACATCTCTGGCATGGTGTGAGAGCTGAATTTTTTCAACAACGTAGGTATCAAAGTCGGGGTATGTGCCGGGGGGTGGCACCTTTTCGGGCACAACGAACCCCCAGTCCCGTTCGGCGATGTGGACTGCCATGTTCCGATCAACGCCAGCTTGGACGAGTTCCAAGGCAACCCGTGGTAAATCTTGTATGTCGGGGTAGAGGGACTCTTGGATCGGTTCGGCCCCTGTTATTCGTTTGGGTTTAGAGATTCTGAACTTCAGTTCGCCGACCTTGCGTCCAATGCGTTTGAGTTCAACCTCAACGTGATAGTCTGTGAGTTTATTGATTTCCTGGATGGCGGGTTTGATGACCCATTGGTTCAGAGATTTGAAGGCGGGATATTCATCAGGTGCCATCCCTATGAGGTCCCTGAACTTATCGAGCAGGATGAAGGGGGTTTCACCTCGATTTCGGCTCATATCAAAGTAATCAAAACAGACTTCCCACAAAATCAAGGCGTATTGGCTCCTAAACTTATTTTGGAGACGGAGGTTCAACTTGGCGTAGATGCGGGGGTTGTAGAGTTTATAGCGAAGTTCGGGGGCAAAACTATAGGTACAGATACCGTCCCGTATCTTTGCGTTCGCCAAGAGGCTAGCAACGCCCCATTCCACTTCCTTGTCTTTCTCCAAAATGTTCCATTTCACTGTGCAATCGACGAGTGCTTCTAATACCTCTTTGAGGTACGCAAGGTTTCCGCTATTAAAATCAAGTTTTGCGGCGAGTTCAACCATACTCACACTATGGATGTCCGTGTGTGGAAGTTCATCGTAAGCATTTGCGAGCAGCACATTCCATGTCCGGTGCTGCAAAAGCATCATCTTGCTCTGGATTTGGATGGCCGGACTTGCCTTGATAAATTCTTTGCGTTCCATCAAGTCCACTCGTGTTCTCCTTTCTGGGTCGTTGTCTAAAGGTGTAGGTTTATGGGAAAAAAGGCGCGCGTTTTTGGGAATACCAATCAATATTCGGCTGTCCGAGAAACAAAAGCACAGAAAAATCAGGAATTCTGTCGC
This portion of the Candidatus Poribacteria bacterium genome encodes:
- a CDS encoding type II toxin-antitoxin system PemK/MazF family toxin, which encodes MPRQNRGEVWLVDLGMVAKVRPCLVISTPARLQDRALVTVVTHTTSTRGSRFEIPIKTRFLDTGAFDAQSLVTVSEAKFLRKLGNLQPEQLSAVEDAVRQWLKL
- a CDS encoding tyrosine-type recombinase/integrase, which gives rise to MKGTRPLDNDEIRLVSACFTGNTFEVRNRGLFLLGVSTGGRISELLSLRIGDVWQNGSAVSDLLFEKNIVKGGEVSRAVPVNADGRAAIDAIIAWHRERYKNTESDRPLFPSRHNSGSVPLHRQSAHQMLKKAFIAAGLNGKIATHSLRKSFAQRVYEHSGDIYLVKELLGHRNVATTQSYLGVNYADARAAVEAITLDGESYRSQKTYNSLKNTPDETLFFELTHRGYNLPSLRDNKTQAEPDIIKIG
- a CDS encoding replication initiation protein → MERKEFIKASPAIQIQSKMMLLQHRTWNVLLANAYDELPHTDIHSVSMVELAAKLDFNSGNLAYLKEVLEALVDCTVKWNILEKDKEVEWGVASLLANAKIRDGICTYSFAPELRYKLYNPRIYAKLNLRLQNKFRSQYALILWEVCFDYFDMSRNRGETPFILLDKFRDLIGMAPDEYPAFKSLNQWVIKPAIQEINKLTDYHVEVELKRIGRKVGELKFRISKPKRITGAEPIQESLYPDIQDLPRVALELVQAGVDRNMAVHIAERDWGFVVPEKVPPPGTYPDFDTYVVEKIQLSHHARDVKNRGGFIVEAIRAHYIDPEAEARRQAEKAREQQALLNTLKSERDEKVAVLIQQAVRQTPELLEKAAPHLPAFARRRLDDYASVQAAYQAGGMIAGILKGILAEDFCAEVLAPVYEAYEDEKARILGE